One Oncorhynchus kisutch isolate 150728-3 linkage group LG13, Okis_V2, whole genome shotgun sequence DNA window includes the following coding sequences:
- the LOC109868234 gene encoding adaptin ear-binding coat-associated protein 1-like, translated as MATEGEYESILCVKPDVNVYRIPPRASNRGVRAADWKLDAPDWTGRMRVTARGKVAFIKLEDKISGELFAQAPVDEYPGIAIETVSDSSRYFVLRIQDESGRSAFIGIGFGDRGDSFDFNVALQDHFKWVKQELEISKQSQTPDNTPKLDLGFKEGQTITLNIGQGRKRDKSRPQSAGGFGLLPPPPGGGGAKIAPPPMSSSSNDNEGLFSGGDLFSAGSDSFSGGSDTFSGGNNTFSAGSDMFSGGSNTGCLLDLDSSNSNSVVQPNPNPAGGSDMWGDFSAPEKSMSPLANDDGSTNWQQF; from the exons ATGGCGACCGAGGGCGAATACGAGTCGATCCTGTGTGTGAAACCTGACGTCAACGTTTACCGAATCCCGCCGCGGGCATCGAACCGGGGAGTCAG GGCTGCGGATTGGAAGCTGGACGCCCCTGATTGGACAGGTCGCATGAGAGTGACGGCTCGGGGAAAAGTGGCTTTCATCAAACTGGAGGACAAGATCTCTG GGGAGCTGTTTGCACAGGCACCAGTGGACGAGTACCCTGGCATCGCCATAGAAACCGTCAGTGACTCCAGTCGTTACTTTGTGCTTCGGATCCAGGATGAGAGTG GTCGCAGTGCTTTCATAGGCATCGGGTTCGGGGACAGAGGAGACTCGTTTGACTTCAACGTGGCGCTGCAGGACCACTTCAA gtggGTGAAACAGGAGCTTGAGATCAGTAAGCAGTCTCAGACCCCAGACAACACTCCTAAACTGGACCTGGGTTTCAAAGAAGGACAGACCATCACTCTCAATATCGGG caaggcagaaagagagacaagTCCCGCCCCCAGAGCGCTGGTGGCTTTgggctcctccctcctccccctggcGGTGGTGGTGCCAAGATAGCCCCTCCCCCTATGTCAAGCTCCTCCAATGACAACGAAGGTTTATTCTCAGGGGGAGACTTATTCTCTGCGGGAAGTGACTCGTTTTCAGGGGGTAGTGACACATTTTCAGGAGGAAACAACACATTCTCAGCAGGAAGTGACATGTTCTCAGGGGGAAGTAACACAG GCTGTTTGTTAGACCTGGACAGCAGTAACTCCAACTCTGTGGTGCAGCCGAACCCCAACCCTGCAGGCGGCTCGGACATGTGGGGAGACTTCTCTGCCCCAGAAAA GTCAATGTCTCCTCTCGCCAACGATGATGGTTCCACCAACTGGCAGCAGTTCTGA
- the LOC109868242 gene encoding microfibrillar-associated protein 5-like has product MGSLPIALLLCGFHALTAVAQAPQAEVELHRGDWNEEEALVSVSTLPPDCREETYPCTRMYSVHRPIKRCIHSLCLYSLPRVYVINKEICVRTVCQQDEYLKAELCRERSGWPKRFQRSTTNKKRCHNLRGNPKTWENKA; this is encoded by the exons ATGGGCAGTCTTCCAATCGCCCTGCTCCTCTGCGGTTTCCATG CCCTCACAGCTGTAGCCCAAGCCCCGCAGGCTG AGGTGGAACTCCACAGAGGTGACTGGAATGAAGAGGAGGCtctggtgtctgtctctaccctaCCGCCTG ACTGTAGGGAAGAGACGTACCCCTGCACCAGGATGTACTCTGTCCACCGGCCCATCAAGAGATGCATCCACTCCCTCTGCCTTTACAG CCTCCCTCGTGTCTATGTGATCAACAAGGAGATATGTGTTAGAACTGTCTGCCAACAGGATGAGTACCTGAAGG CTGAGCTCTGCAGGGAGCGGTCCGGCTGGCCCAAACGCTTCCAGAGGTCAACCACCAATAAGAAACGCTGTCACAATCTCCGCGGCAATCCCAAAACCTGGGAAAACAAGGCCTGA
- the aicda gene encoding single-stranded DNA cytosine deaminase → MINKFDSVLLAQKKFIYHYKNMRWAKGRHETYLCFVVKRRVGPNSLSFDFGHLRNRSGCHVELLFLRLLEAGALCPGLWGYGAPDSVGLCYSVTWFCSWSPCSDCSYRLAQFLSQTPNLRLRIYVSRLYFCDPEDSSAREGLRMLQRAGVQITVMNYEDYFYCWQTFVACRQRVFKAWDGLHQNSVQLARKLNDILQPGEAEDWGDAFELLGL, encoded by the exons ATGATCAACAAATTTGACAG TGTTCTGTTGGCCCAGAAAAAGTTTATCTACCACTATAAGAACATGCGCTGGGCCAAGGGGCGACACGAAACCTACCTGTGCTTCGTGGTCAAGAGGCGGGTGGGACCAAACTCACTCTCCTTCGACTTTGGACACCTGCGCAACCGGTCCGGCTGTCATgttgag ctgctaTTCCTGCGCCTCCTGGAAGCAGGCGCCCTGTGTCCAGGCCTGTGGGGTTATGGAGCTCCAGACAGTGTGGGACTGTGTTACTCAGTCACCTGGTTCTGTTCCTGGTCCCCCTGCTCAGACTGCTCCTACAGGCTGGCCCAGTTCCTCAGCCAGACCCCCAACCTCCGCCTCAGAATCTACGTCTCCAGGCTCTACTTCTGTGACCCGGAGGACAGCAGTGCGAGAGAGGGTCTCCGCATGCTGCAGAGAGCCGGGGTGCAGATCACTGTCATGAACTATGAAg ACTATTTCTACTGTTGGCAGACCTTTGTGGCTTGCAGACAGCGTGTGTTTAAGGCCTGGGACGGACTGCATCAGAACTCTGTTCAACTGGCCAGGAAACTTAACGACATCCTCCAg CCTGGTGAGGCAGAAGATTGGGGAGATGCTTTCGAGCTACTTGGACTGTGA